A DNA window from Lachancea thermotolerans CBS 6340 chromosome G complete sequence contains the following coding sequences:
- the GCG1 gene encoding gamma-glutamylcyclotransferase (similar to uniprot|P32656 Saccharomyces cerevisiae YER163C Hypothetical ORF), translating into MTQDDGVWVLGYGSLIYKPPPHYQYRVPSVIYGYKRRFWQSSADHRGTPEKPGRVATLIPFKDIHERPEFLKDSMRYRQREFSKPEDLRTLAVAYYIPPENAQQALGFLDVREQDGYTVQRVEAHLETASINEPELQKALELLPKHPRTGKRVLKTLVYIGIVDNDSFVGPEDIKVTANVIRFSAGLSGHNQEYLLKLYSALSELSNSLEEPLHELEDSYLDELVRNVTEVNKKY; encoded by the coding sequence ATGACACAGGATGACGGCGTCTGGGTTCTAGGCTATGGATCTCTGATCTATAAACCTCCTCCTCATTACCAATACCGGGTTCCGAGCGTTATATATGGCTACAAGCGCAGGTTTTGGCAGAGTTCCGCTGATCACCGGGGCACGCCAGAAAAGCCCGGGAGGGTTGCGACGCTGATCCCATTCAAAGACATCCATGAAAGACCCGAATTCCTAAAAGACAGCATGCGGTACAGACAGCGGGAATTCTCGAAGCCAGAAGACTTGCGTACGCTTGCTGTTGCATACTACATACCGCCAGAAAAtgctcaacaagctctCGGATTTTTGGATGTGCGTGAACAAGATGGCTACACCGTACAAAGAGTCGAAGCGCACCTCGAAACAGCTAGTATAAATGAGCCAGAGCTCCAGAAGGCTTTAGAGTTGCTTCCTAAACATCCTAGGACTGGTAAGCGGGTCTTGAAGACGCTCGTGTATATCGGCATCGTCGACAATGACTCGTTCGTCGGGCCTGAAGACATTAAAGTGACTGCCAATGTCATTCGGTTCTCGGCAGGCCTTAGCGGGCACAACCAAGAGTATCTCCTAAAACTTTATTCAGCACTCTCAGAGCTTTCTAATTCCCTGGAGGAGCCTTTGCATGAGCTAGAAGATTCCTACCTTGATGAGCTAGTGAGAAATGTGACCGAAGTTAATAAAAAATACTAA
- the RAD4 gene encoding Rad4p (similar to uniprot|P14736 Saccharomyces cerevisiae YER162C RAD4 Protein that recognizes and binds damaged DNA (with Rad23p) during nucleotide excision repair subunit of Nuclear Excision Repair Factor 2 (NEF2) homolog of human XPC protein) gives MGQLPEEYFDLVREAVREDKRVPARKKRRLLRYDTKDVTGPANVVITLDSESEHENRERSSSPKGGISGSSTSEGDFAEDDDFNSDDFEDVTDLEGPEQTPQADVSITLNTSKKESKPRSKNLISNEDRKFRRYFHMFHLLALLVHAHIRNQWLNDHKLHAKLSKLVPDDVFEMLHPKKDNELPLRSTRKLLDGLKKCMEIWWKHFDQITRWETPGMNMIEWKELDGPWEQPARFMSQKLFSKKVAHGKGSSDVAAQGFVAMLRACGVNARLIINAQPPDFTDNKVSMPGNVKHAGEYLEDSSSRPLPRRRQNKKEKDSDAKRYSIFWCEVWDKASKKWITVDPMGQRIIEQIRYKTTLEPQGKARRNNLFRYIIAFDRKQGCRDVTRRYTTHFNSKTRRRRITRDLEGEEWFRRILAKLHRRKRTRTDDFEDAYFQQRDETEGIPDNMQDLKNHPYYVLQNDLKWNEVLKSGCKECGFLRTKNNTSSLKVFRRSDVLVLKTARTWYTEGRVLKTGAAALKTTNSRDFRTGETTEERLYSFDQTELFVPENLGPNNEVPTNVYGNIDVYAPNMIPQGSCLIESPVAVKAAALLGIEFAKAVTGFKFEKRSAKPQFTGIVVAQEYQEAVESMIDGVEYSQEEDKRREHELESLQYWNLFLAKLRIKQRLNKTHGKVISGDQHAESGHSAGELGGNNDVEVAEDDSFEAGGFMPEADGNMPDAGGFIPDAEGNISEAGGFVAEASELPAEAGTFGFESNELVSGVDDPSNGGEGFLPEENEMAEGCNEIGGDDLEVSTNFNRSLPRSSEFDAGLSRVENEQKPTSDGMDDDYEEFMKDINFEDEQGLSAQDDSDFSYESE, from the coding sequence ATGGGTCAGCTACCTGAGGAGTATTTTGATCTAGTGCGAGAAGCAGTCAGGGAAGATAAAAGGGTACCGGCCAGAAAAAAGCGCCGCCTTCTGCGATATGACACTAAAGATGTCACAGGCCCTGCAAACGTTGTTATAACACTAGATTCTGAAAGCGAGCATGAGAACAGAGAGAGGTCCAGTAGTCCAAAAGGTGGTATATCTGGATCTTCTACCTCAGAAGGTGACTTTGCTGAGGACGATGATTTCAACTCTGACGACTTCGAAGATGTGACGGACCTGGAGGGTCCAGAGCAAACTCCGCAAGCTGACGTCTCAATTACCTTGAACacgtcaaagaaagaaagTAAGCCTCGATCCAAAAATCTCATTTCTAATGAGGACAGAAAGTTCAGAAGATACTTTCACATGTTTCATTTACTTGCGCTTCTGGTGCATGCACATATTAGAAATCAGTGGTTAAATGATCACAAGCTTCACGCCAAGCTCTCGAAATTAGTTCCGGATGATGTCTTCGAAATGCTCCACCCCAAGAAGGACAATGAGCTACCTCTTAGAAGCACAAGAAAATTGCTCGATGGGCTCAAAAAATGTATGGAAATATGGTGGAAGCATTTTGACCAGATCACCAGATGGGAAACACCAGGAATGAACATGATCGAATGGAAGGAGTTAGACGGCCCTTGGGAACAGCCAGCTCGCTTTATGTCGCAAAAACTATTCAGCAAGAAAGTTGCACATGGTAAAGGTAGTTCGGATGTCGCTGCGCAAGGTTTTGTGGCAATGTTGAGAGCGTGCGGAGTTAATGCTCGGTTAATTATTAACGCCCAGCCACCAGATTTTACGGATAACAAAGTTAGTATGCCTGGCAACGTCAAGCATGCGGGTGAATACTTGGAAGACTCCAGTAGTCGTCCGCTGCCGCGGAGGCgacaaaacaaaaaagagaaggacAGCGATGCCAAAAGGTACTCTATATTTTGGTGTGAAGTTTGGGACAAGGCCTCGAAAAAGTGGATCACAGTTGACCCAATGGGACAAAGGATTATAGAGCAGATCCGGTACAAAACGACTCTTGAACCTCAAGGAAAGGCCAGGAGGAATAATTTGTTTAGATATATTATTGCATTTGATCGCAAGCAGGGATGCAGGGATGTTACCAGAAGGTATACAACGCACTTCAACTCGAAAACTCGCAGACGGCGAATAACTAGAGATTTAGAAGGTGAAGAATGGTTTAGAAGAATTTTAGCAAAACTACATCGGCGTAAAAGGACACGCActgatgattttgaagatgcATACTTCCAACAAAGAGATGAGACTGAGGGTATTCCTGATAACATGCAAGATCTTAAAAACCACCCTTACTATGTTCTACAAAACGATCTCAAGTGGAACGAAGTACTTAAAAGTGGTTGTAAGGAGTGCGGGTTTCTAAGAACTAAAAATAACACATCTAGCTTAAAGGTTTTTCGGCGATCTGATGTGCTAGTGCTCAAGACAGCCCGAACTTGGTATACTGAAGGTCGCGTTCTGAAGACAGGCGCAGCTGCTCTCAAAACGACAAACTCAAGAGACTTCAGGACTGGGGAAACCACAGAAGAGAGATTGTACTCTTTTGATCAGACTGAACTGTTTGTTCCAGAAAACCTTGGACCAAATAACGAAGTACCTACCAACGTTTACGGCAATATTGACGTCTATGCGCCCAACATGATTCCTCAAGGTAGTTGCCTCATCGAAAGTCCTGTAGCTGTCAAGGCGGCAGCCCTTCTTGGAATCGAATTCGCTAAAGCGGTCACAGGtttcaaatttgagaagcgcTCAGCAAAGCCTCAATTCACAGGAATTGTTGTTGCTCAAGAATACCAGGAGGCTGTTGAAAGCATGATTGACGGGGTTGAGTATTCACAAGAAGAGGACAAGAGACGCGAGCATGAGCTCGAGTCTCTTCAGTACTGGAATCTATTTCTAGCAAAACTGAGAATAAAGCAGAGACTGAATAAAACCCATGGGAAGGTCATTTCTGGAGACCAACACGCCGAAAGTGGTCACTCAGCAGGGGAACTTGGGGGCAACAATGATGTAGAGGTTGCTGAAGatgattcttttgaagctggaggGTTTATGCCAGAAGCTGATGGTAATATGCCAGACGCCGGTGGGTTTATACCAGACGCCGAGGGAAATATATCAGAGGCTGGAGGATTTGTAGCAGAAGCTAGTGAACTTCCTGCTGAGGCAGGCACGTTTGGTTTTGAATCTAATGAATTAGTATCTGGCGTTGATGACCCTAGCAATGGTGGAGAAGGCTTTTTACCTGAAGAGAATGAAATGGCCGAGGGTTGTAATGAAATAGGAGGCGACGATCTTGAGGTTTCCACTAACTTCAATCGCAGCCTCCCTCGGTCCTCAGAGTTTGATGCGGGCTTGTCAAGAGTTGAGAATGAACAAAAGCCAACGAGCGATGGAATGGACGACGATTACGAAGAATTCATGAAAGATATAAACTTTGAAGACGAACAGGGGCTGTCAGCTCAAGACGACTCTGATTTTAGTTACGAGTCTGAATGA